TACCCTGCTTTGTACACGGAAAGCAGGTGGCTGCTGTAATTCATAACTAACTTCATCTTTAAGCCTCTAGTTGACCTTTTCCTGAAGAACCACGTAAAGGCTTTTGGAGTTCACTGTGATCAGCTGACTTCAATCTGTGAACATTCTGGAGAAAAGTTGAACCTAATAGAGCCAGCCCTACTGCTGGTAGTGTGGCCCTTAGGAAGCCTCTGAGCTGCAGCAAGGGAAAGAAAAGACGTGGTGTAGACAAGGGCAGGGCAGGCAACCTGGGGCCAAGACCCGGGAAGGCAGGGCAGGTAGAGCAGAATTGCCTACGCCTGCCGTTATATATCTGCTCCTCCCAGCTCTACCACCAGAATTGGCTTGGGGAGGATTGAGAGACTGATAAAGTAGGGACAGATAAGACCTGGAGATAGGCATGGAATGTAGAAGTCTAAGATGGAGGAATTGCCGGGACTATAGGCGTGACCAGgtgaagctcagtggttagaaccgAGAGGGGGTCCTCTGATGTAGCAAGGGTTGACCTGGTAATACCATTTGGAtatatactttgaaaatatatagTTTGAAAATTATCTGTCCTTTTATGTTTTTGGCCTAACTTACAGAATATGATTTTATGTTTCTGGGCTGCTGGAACAGAGTTTACAATCGGCTCTGTGCTTTCAGAAGCATGACGTATCTGCGGTAATCATTCTCCCGTGAGCATCTCTTACAGCGGTAGATGTGGATTCAGAGGAAGGTGGTTTCTGGTCCAGGTTGTGACAGAAGCTATCCACATCTTCGTGTTTGTAAAGCATCAACAGCTGTCTTGCCAAGTAACAGCCTTGCCACACTAGTGCGGCCTCAGCCGTCGCGCTCACGAAGCTGGATGCAGGGAGTTCGCACTTCATGCGTCTTTTGGGTTTCATTTATTCATAAGACATATTAGAGTGCATGATGTGACCTTTTACATTGAtgcagattgaacccagggtcttgtacatCATATACAAATTCTCtgccactaagccacaccccaaaACAAGACCTTTGCGGCTAATGTGCAGTTACAAACGTTCcctctatcctggaactcacagctcTGCCCGCATCCCTCCAGAGCACTGCTACTTAAAATGTTTACCACAGGGGcttgggagacggctcagtgtttaagagcactcagtgctcttccagaagacccgagttcagttcccagcacgtcaggcagctcacaaccatctgtaacgccaGCTCTAGGAGGTTTGATGCCTTTGACCTCTTCTGAGTAGATACTTATACTCtatgtacatacccacatgcagacacacacacctacatataattaaaaatatattttttaaagtatttgccaCCATACCTGATCAATTAcaaacctgtttttgtttttaaacaaggtttctcaattatgtagctctggctgttctgggactatgtagaccagactgacttcgaactcagagatttctctgcctctgccttggagccctgggattaaagacatgtgccaccatgcccagcctctagTTACAAACATTTAACATCAACTACCTGAAACTGGATCACATTACAAAACATGATGCTGTACAAAGACTTACTAGACAAATACATATGCTAATGTAGATAATTTCTGTGGTTTTTACATTAAGAAAAAGCTGCTTCATTGAAGTCAAGagcctgtgggctggagagatggctcagaggttaagagtactggctgttcttccagaggtcctgagttcaattcccagcaaccacatggtggctctcaaccatctgtaatgggatctggcaccctcttctggcatgcaggcatacatgcaggcaaaatattgtatatataattaaaccttaaaaaaaaaaagtcaagagcTAGAAGACTCAAGATGTTACAGATCTGTGTACTATTACTGCTTGTActggttttttggtgttttttttaaaataagatttatttacatTAGGGGGtgtagagagagagctcagtagggaagagcatttgttcttgcagaagatgctgatttaattcccagcatccacacggtggtTCACTCCTatccataactgcagttccagggcatccacccccatcttctgacctcaggtaccaggcatgcacatggtacacagacataatgcaagcaaaacactgatgtgtgtgtgcaataatttttttaaatgtatatagagTGCCTTTAGAAGCCAGAAAGCAGTATCAGatccttctggaactggagttaagatgTGAATTTAAtctgtaaactgccatgtgggtgctgggaactgaacccaggacctctggaagagcagtcagtgctctaaacctctgagccatctctccagcccttggttgttttttaaagtaatcgACTATAAAAAGATATATTATATGAAGAGAGCTAATTTCAGTGAATTAGTTTTGACTTGAACAGGAAACGTAATAACCATGAACTCTGGGAACTAGAACAGTGGATGGGTAATTGGGCAAAAGACTGTTTgggacagtcttgctatgtatctctggctggccttgaactcaggagtcctcctgcctctgccacctgagtgctgggattaaaggtatgtgctaccatttcTGGCTGATTAAGTTTTTATATTTACTGGGAAGTCCcctgtgaggggctgggatgCATTTGAGGGGCAGAGCATTTGTCTAGTCGTACAATaccctaggttcagttcctagcacttgtacaataaaaataagaagttgCCTGTCCAGAAGTTTGGCAAGGGAAGGTGCTATACAGAATAGCACACAGTACAGTGGGTCATACAAAACACATACACTGGGTCATTGGTCAGGCGAAATGTGTCCAGCTTGTGTGTGTAATAGGCTTTTCCTCTTAGGGAACTACCGGATTAGTGACTCAAATGGATTATTCATTAACACATTAAAATGTTACAGGGCTAAACAGTCCTGCGTACAGCACAGAGCATGAGCAGTGCAAGACGGGACATCTGACTGGGAAATGCCTTGTTATTTCATTGCCAGAATGTTTACTTTGCAGTGAGAACCATTATTGGGCTTTGGGTAGAAATGTGATTGTGATTGAGCTTTGTGAATTTACCTTCCATTCATTAATGTCTCTAACTGTATTATAGGCATAAAGCCTGCTAGTGACTAGCCTCAAGTTCTGACTCTGCAAACTCCATTTCTAAAGCAAGTTTTGTGATACAGTACTCCCTCCACGCAGCCTGTAGAGTAAGCTTCAGGGTCCACACAAAGCTTTTTGTCACTGGAATTGGTAAGAGTAGGAGGGCTTCAGGGTCTCCCTCCTCCTGGGTGGACTACAACAGGGAACAGCCGCCATGGCAAGCTCGTGACCGTTTCTTCATTGACATGTTTCGTGCAGCTCGGAGCAGTTCTGTGTGGAAAGCCGTGGCGTCCTTCATGAGCCGATACTGGGGGCAGGCACTCAGAGCCTTATAGTCGCCCTGGATGTCCGCCCCGTCAAGGTAGACCACCAGGTATTTGCGCAGATGAGCCTGGGTGCTGAAATCGCTACAGAAAAGGTTAAAGGCGAGAGGGAAGAGGTCCTGAGAGTTCTCCCTGGCCCCATCCTTGTTCTGGCGGCAGGCACTGTCACAGAGACTGTGGGCATCGCTGGAAAGAAGGAAGACCACTTTATCTGCCGCTTGCTTCTGGGTGGCAAGCCACTGCACTGGACCCATCTCGGCTATTTTCTTTGTCTGCCATCTTTCGAGGATGACCTCACTTCTGCAGTGGTTTTGAAGGAAGTCGGTGAAGCGGCAGACGGTATGAGGGAAGCATATCTCTGACGGGTAAACCACCAGGACCTTAATGAGGGGCAGCAGCATGTTGGTAGTAGGAAAGGAAGTCTTGGAGCTCCTTTCTGTGGGGAGGAATTTTGTTAACTGAGTAGCAAAAAGCAGGCCTTTCCAGTAGTCTAAACCATCCCCAATAAATGAGCCCCACCAGACAATGTCAGCCAAGATCAGGATTTGTTCCTGCCAGAGGAAGAACAGCCCTGATAGTTCCTTCAAATACCTGAAACACTGATGCTTAAATCTTAACAGCATTTTAAAAGATGGCTTTCTAAGCTCCCATTGGTAAATCAGACTTCATAGTCAAGCTCTGTATATTCagataaactcacagcagctgtttAGGCTTGAGGGCACCGGGTTTGAAGCAAGCTGTTAAAACTTCTGTACTTTGGCAGAGAGGTGACCTCTACATGTCCTATCAGGAGTTGGGTCAGCTCTGTGGTTTGTACTATTTTCTACCTGCAGGTGGTAGAGTTTCTCCACATTGCTGTAAAGTTAAGCCCCACACTATGCTAAGCAACAAGACGATGCACAAAGCTACTGTAACCCTAGAGCTAACTAACACAGCGCCAACAGCGTCCTGTAAATGCAGGAATTCCTGAGATGAAAGTTACTGTGGCTTTCTTAGCTTAAAGCATGGAGTTAATCTTCTGCCATGATACAGAAGCAACTCGCAGGGTACACTACGaggtcctttttggttttttgagataggttctcacgtagctcaagctggcctcgaacagtaattgaggatgtccttgaactgatcccccttcctcttcctcccaagggcTAAGAGTGCAGGTTTACGCTACCACCTctagctctctttccctttcagACAGGGAGGATTTCAGCGTATCTTCAGAGCGACCACCCTTACCTTGCCTCCAGGTTAGGTAGATGCCAACTGCCAGGACCCATGTAGCTACCAGCAGCACCGAGATGAGTGGCAGCCAGTCTCCCAGCATGCTTCTCTCTGCAGGAAACAGCTCAGTCACCCTTAGCACGCAAAGCTACATTCCTTCTCTACTTGTAAACAGGTTTTTTTTACTCTCCTTGGTGAAAGTTTAGACCTTTTCAAACCAAGGGCTAGAAGATCTTTAGGGAGTGTGCTGACTAAGGGTTCTTACCCAGGATCCAGGTCTCTatcaaaaaaaatctattactgtgggctggagagatagcccggccattaaaggctaggctcacaaccagtAAATAAAAGTATTACTGTGATATGTGTgaatgcaggcacacatgtgccacagagtgtgtgtgtgtgtgtgtgtacatcatgaGGGCATTTGTTGTTCTCTACATCccccatgggttccagggatcacacCAGGTTGCCAGTGATTCTCCCCATTGAgtgatctccccagccctctccctaGATCCTCAACAGGGAATTAAGGGACGTtctccaaactcaggtctctatTCCTCAAGCACATAAGCATTTTCAGAGGTAACCAGAGTTTGATGGTGTTTTTTGTGTTTGAAGAATCTTTGTTCCTCAGGATGAACTTACATACATGATGCACCCACAGCAGTGCGCCCACATAGAAGTCAAGCTATCCAAAGCCTGTCTGGCTGTTTTCATCTTTTGGCCCCACCCATGGGCTAGTTTCAGAACGTCTTATTTGTCCATTGTTAGCAAAAAACTGACGCATCTCTAAATCCAGAGACATTTTCCAGAACATACTCTCAGGCACCAGAGAGGCGTCTTTGGGTGCCAGTATTCCTGATTTGTTAACCAAATAAGATTCAGAGAGAGTGGGAATACCTTGAAACGCACACTTCCTCATGGACTCACACAGTCCTTTATTCTCAGTAACTTTCCACAGCCCTGTGGCACTTTAAACAACCATTTTGCACTCTTTTTACCCCTTCTGTACATCCTGCTTTTGAAAAGATAGTGTCTTCATAAATAAAGCCTTTGTTCGTACTTGGTTATGAGATCTCTGGGGTAGCACAGACATTGTTCTGTCACACCAGTTCAGGGTACACAGGCAGGGACCTCTTAATGCTCCCCACAGACACAGTATAACCTGTTACATCTCCAAGGGGCCCTGTGTGTCCTGAGCCTCTGCTCAGCCTGTGGCAATGACTGGTACTTACTGTTAGCTGGAGGACTTGTCTCTGAACAAGGCACGACTGTCCCTTGGCGTCGGATGCAGTCAGGGGCACAGGTGTGGAAATACGGAGTCAGCTGAGGAAAGGGGAAGCACACGGCAGTGTTCACACTTCcaacacaaactttttttttttaacgctTTCACCTCTTGGCATGGTCATCAACATTTTCCCCTTGTTTACACTGTAGCACACAAACCCAGTCTGGTGACTCCAGACCCAAATACCTGCAATGCCCTTGACCTTTGGGCTTGTTACTGACATAGTGTTTTCCTTATCTAAAAGGGCGGCTACATCCTAATCAACGTACAAATCTATCCCCAGGACAACAGTAGGTGAGTTCCCTGGCACTAGGAAAGTCCATGACTTCCGGAAAGGCGCAGTTGCAGTGTGCCAGGGTCTGCTTTCCGGGCCATCCTGAGCACCTCACGTTCCAGGGAGTGGAGAACGGCTCTTGGGTGTGGTTGCGCTGCACTGTGACCCTCCGTGTCGTAAACTACAGGGACCTGACAGTACCTACTCTTccaacttcctctttccaccGGGCCAACTGAGGCTCCCAGAAGATGAACAGTTACTGTCCTAAGTTCACACACTGACCTGGACTCCAGCCTTCCAGCTTCAGACTTCTGCAGCTTCACTTTTCAATTAAAACTGAGGACTTGGGGAAATAAAATGACTGTCCGATCTCAGACTTACTCTGAAGATCTTTAgtataaaatagcaataaaagcACTTTGGAAAGTCAACAGCTGCTAATCCAAACAAAAGGCACCCCAACTATAGTCAGCTGTTTTATCTCACCGCTATAGACTAATGAGGAGTCCCCGGCAACACGGCTTGATGGAGACCACTGGGGAGAGACCTGCCATCCTTAAAATGCATTCAGAGGGTAGTATGTGTCAGTTGTTGAACACGTACCCAGCATTCAAGAAGTCCTGGGTCCAGTCCCCGGCTTCCCACGAACACGTGCACATACAGAAAGCACCCACGGTGGGGGAAACGGTTCTCCAggggccctcccctcccccagcctcaccTGCACCACAGCACCTTCACTCTCGCTGCCTTCCACCAGGATGGCTACAGACGTCCGCGTCAGTTTATTCTGGTGCAGATAAGTGAAACACAGTCAGGCGCTGAAAGTCCCGAGTGAGTGCACAGCCTGCCAGTGACGCCGCAGCCACTGCTCCTAACTGACCTCTGAGGCTTCAGACCATGCGAATAAGGGCTCCCTTCAGAAGCCTAGAACTTCTGTCTTTAGTTGGTTTTAGATTTGTCTCCAGAATGCCTACAGAGGCTTCTTTCTGCTACACCAATCAAAGCAGCCCAGCATGCTTGGCCAACAGATAGCGCTAGGCTCTCTGGAAAGAAAACCTATTTGAGGCATTCTGAAGTGTCTGTACGTCAAGATTCTTGAAGCCAGAGGTTGGGAGTGGGGTGGtaataagggggggggggaggggaaagtaCCTCCAGCACTTGAGAAAACCCCAACGGCATGCTCATGTCGTGTAGAATCAAAACGTTGTATGTATTTCCAAGGGAACTGGTTGTAAAATTCACTTCAACCATCGTCTCGTTCTTCTTACAAGCAGTGATGTTTGGGTCCCACAGGCTTCCTACAAGTTGAGAGGGAACCACGTGGGTGACCCGATAACCCCTCCCTTATCTGAGTCCCCAAGGGGGCTTTCCTTAGGCACACAGCTGAGAGACAGGGACTCAACTATAGTATATCTTCCAACACTGTTCCTGGGATCACAAAGTACCTGATGTCCAAGAAAgtttagggacacacacacacatacataccccacCCGCCAAATACCATTGCTTTGCTAGAAATGGCTTCCTTGAGCTGGGAGTGGTAGGTACAGATCACAGTCTATATGATACAATGCAATGCTCACCCTACATTTTGAGGTAAGAGAGCAAGGGCcgctgttttctcctttctcaggtgggaggaggggcctcAGTTTAGGTATGCTCTAAACTATGGAGTCAGTGAACTGAGGCTCGGAACTGAGAAGCACAAAGACAGGCTGCCAGCTGTACtgaataggaaggaaggaaggaagtatcACACAGCTTAtaggaatccccccccccccccccccgggcagaTCAACGATCAGAAAGTCTGTTGCCTCACTCATGTGACTTGCAAATAATTTCCAGGAACATGTATATATGATAGCACAGGTTAGCCCCCCTGCTGATGGGACAGGTTCAGCCCCTGGCTGGGAGCTGGTTCTAGGAGTGAATCGGAGGACTCATCCTATGTCCTGGACCTCACACCCTTAGAGTCTCAAAATTCTTTTAGCGTGGTCTCTTGGTGGGAGGAACGGTCaccgcacccccacccccgcaatgCCAATGTCACTGACCTCAGTAGCATCACAAGACCCTGCTGCTTGGAAATTTGTACTCACCCTTCCAAGTTGGGAGGGGGACTGACCATCCTAAAGCAGCCCCCTCACAATTCAGGGGCTTCCAAGAGTCCAGACCATAGAGGAGGGAGGCTTTCAAGAGGCCTCCAGGGCCCTACTTGGACAAACATGGACCCTGTTTTGTTAATCCAAACAAGGTACCCGGAGCCCCCACTGACCACAGGTCAGTTGTAATAAGCAGGTGTAAAGGCTAGTGGGACTCTCCTCCAATCACAAAACAGCTTTCCATGGGCACTGCTGTCAAGTGGAACTTGGGATAAAGTTGGGCAAGGGACAGGGGTGGTGTCCTGTCGCTGTTGCTGTGCTGTGTACAGCGAAGAGTCTGTCCCAGTCTGGACAGCTGCTTAGCCCAAAACAGCTCCTTCCCTGAGTGGCTTGGACAGAGAACCTCCATCTCTACATCTCAGTTCTTTATCTGTCTGAGGCTGGATGGAGCTTCGTGGGTCCCAGTTAGGAGTATCTCCaaataacaagaacaaaacacTACATCTACTTACCCGCCTCAATGCACTGctttttatatttcattacaTGGTCCAGGCAGCCTGGGAATTTGAATGAAAGTTGTTCCATTTGAGT
The nucleotide sequence above comes from Peromyscus maniculatus bairdii isolate BWxNUB_F1_BW_parent chromosome 9, HU_Pman_BW_mat_3.1, whole genome shotgun sequence. Encoded proteins:
- the Il17rb gene encoding interleukin-17 receptor B isoform X1; amino-acid sequence: MLLVLLSLAAVCGSTVPREPTIQCGPETGPSPEWMVQHTLTPGDLRNLQVELVKTRVAPEDFSILMNISWILRADASIRLLKATKICVTGISNMQSYSCVRCDYTETFQSQTRPSGGKWTFSYEGFAVEPSTLYFIGAHNIPNANMNEDSPSLSVNFTSPGCLDHVMKYKKQCIEAGSLWDPNITACKKNETMVEVNFTTSSLGNTYNVLILHDMSMPLGFSQVLENKLTRTSVAILVEGSESEGAVVQLTPYFHTCAPDCIRRQGTVVPCSETSPPANKRSMLGDWLPLISVLLVATWVLAVGIYLTWRQERSSKTSFPTTNMLLPLIKVLVVYPSEICFPHTVCRFTDFLQNHCRSEVILERWQTKKIAEMGPVQWLATQKQAADKVVFLLSSDAHSLCDSACRQNKDGARENSQDLFPLAFNLFCSDFSTQAHLRKYLVVYLDGADIQGDYKALSACPQYRLMKDATAFHTELLRAARNMSMKKRSRACHGGCSLL
- the Il17rb gene encoding interleukin-17 receptor B isoform X2; the encoded protein is MLLVLLSLAAVCGSTVPREPTIQCGPETGPSPEWMVQHTLTPGDLRNLQVELVKTRVAPEDFSILMNISWILRADASIRLLKATKICVTGISNMQSYSCVRCDYTETFQSQTRPSGGKWTFSYEGFAVEPSTLYFIGAHNIPNANMNEDSPSLSVNFTSPGSLWDPNITACKKNETMVEVNFTTSSLGNTYNVLILHDMSMPLGFSQVLENKLTRTSVAILVEGSESEGAVVQLTPYFHTCAPDCIRRQGTVVPCSETSPPANKRSMLGDWLPLISVLLVATWVLAVGIYLTWRQERSSKTSFPTTNMLLPLIKVLVVYPSEICFPHTVCRFTDFLQNHCRSEVILERWQTKKIAEMGPVQWLATQKQAADKVVFLLSSDAHSLCDSACRQNKDGARENSQDLFPLAFNLFCSDFSTQAHLRKYLVVYLDGADIQGDYKALSACPQYRLMKDATAFHTELLRAARNMSMKKRSRACHGGCSLL
- the Il17rb gene encoding interleukin-17 receptor B isoform X3, with the protein product MVQHTLTPGDLRNLQVELVKTRVAPEDFSILMNISWILRADASIRLLKATKICVTGISNMQSYSCVRCDYTETFQSQTRPSGGKWTFSYEGFAVEPSTLYFIGAHNIPNANMNEDSPSLSVNFTSPGCLDHVMKYKKQCIEAGSLWDPNITACKKNETMVEVNFTTSSLGNTYNVLILHDMSMPLGFSQVLENKLTRTSVAILVEGSESEGAVVQLTPYFHTCAPDCIRRQGTVVPCSETSPPANKRSMLGDWLPLISVLLVATWVLAVGIYLTWRQERSSKTSFPTTNMLLPLIKVLVVYPSEICFPHTVCRFTDFLQNHCRSEVILERWQTKKIAEMGPVQWLATQKQAADKVVFLLSSDAHSLCDSACRQNKDGARENSQDLFPLAFNLFCSDFSTQAHLRKYLVVYLDGADIQGDYKALSACPQYRLMKDATAFHTELLRAARNMSMKKRSRACHGGCSLL